A window from Salvia miltiorrhiza cultivar Shanhuang (shh) chromosome 2, IMPLAD_Smil_shh, whole genome shotgun sequence encodes these proteins:
- the LOC131010675 gene encoding uncharacterized protein LOC131010675 isoform X5, whose amino-acid sequence MDRQQETDAATSNSISPDKKRTKVTNPRLSLSDKGKTKASFVPFVYGSLSVGAKRNVNRDIKPTVPRMPSTNVIDLTTPDSVRCFQSEAKPHITKVYARRKHKGPSLNLRTTPAAFHDALKKLNDAQKSAVRDIGFGRLLELKVKDIPARLAYWVQNKFNPETCELEIDARRRVAVTQGDVYRIFGFPCGNQSIKIFERKSNSDLFEQWFSFFGVENRDKIKIGLVLDVMLGCKCGGTWFKRHFMIAMGFSLFESYPTGTVHPYILGCLSEMRNLGRWNWAEYMIGSLKKNSKTWGGDENKVYAGPVLFLILFYVDRLHMPGSTSKREFPIFINWSSAALRKRQSMELDEEDIVPVTIVEPIQLPNYYTEYIGEYGISEEERLLSARIMADANEIAERMKKLSLLVDGAPVTAKKSPFFVKTVKEACNLTGITIDLNIPTTKSQTSTTEIEIEDEIEYPEEFLRYVDSVSGATSSEEKKMVRPKAIDIPSFDLTILDDEELDVNQNKAAKDQEVIHSPVMGLVCPERRSSPVGRVTSKKLMLGSTYPHPLVAFGAKDAASDCNRLPLRSIENMQTVGSGIQTPPQIKKGLNLRTSNFQSQNVQRGICTRLQLGSREKQIGMYALYKDAGEETKVLFSYKDIVLRRYDLTTLKRGHCVKPSVINAWSIILNGDERCRPEYPTRFFASTEIHVDCIAPIGQSYQQKQKSFFNQMMLEIQEYQINPVSLIDMFFFPIYEDPLLYAICVDTIRQRLFVLDSTIDCHGSDYCDKYNQLCNSLRLSG is encoded by the exons ATGGATCGTCAACAAGAAACAG ATGCGGCCACATCTAATTCCATATCGCCAGACAAAAAGAGGACGAAAGTTACAAATCCCCGGCTTTCTTTAAGTGATAAAG GAAAGACAAAGGCTTCGTTTGTTCCGTTTGTGTATGGGTCATTATCTGTAGGAGCAAAACGGAACGTGAACAGGG ACATAAAACCGACAGTTCCAAGAATGCCATCAACTAATGTAATTGACTTGACAACTCCAGATAGCGTTCGATGCTTCCAATCCGAAGCGAAGCCACACATAACAAAGGTATATGCTAGAAGAAAACATAAGGGTCCATCATTGAATCTTAGGACCACCCCAGCCGCGTTCCATGATGCTTTAAAGAAGTTGAATGACGCACAGAAATCTGCTGTTCGAGACATTGGATTTGGCCGACTCCTAGAGTTGAAAGTAAAGGACATACCGGCTAGACTTGCGTATTGGGTTCAAAATAAGTTCAACCCCGAAACATGTGAACTTGAAATCGATGCAAGAAGACGTGTTGCGGTAACACAGGGTGATGTTTATAGGATATTTGGCTTTCCATGTGGTAATCAATCCATCAAGATATTCGAGCGTAAGTCAAACAGTGACTTATTTGAGCAGTGGTTCTCCTTTTTTGGGGTGGAAAACAGAGATAAGATTAAGATAGGACTAGTTTTAGATGTGATGCTTGGCTGTAAGTGTGGTGGGACCTGGTTCAAAAGACATTTCATGATTGCTATGGGGTTCTCATTGTTTGAGAGTTACCCCACTGGTACCGTGCATCCGTACATATTGGGGTGTCTTTCCGAAATGCGGAATTTGGGAAGATGGAACTGGGCCGAGTATATGATAGGGagccttaaaaaaaattctaaaacatggGGAGGGGATGAAAACAAAGTATATGCTGGACCTGTATTGTTTTTAATC CTATTCTATGTCGATCGTCTGCATATGCCTGGGTCAACATCAAAAAGGGAATTCCCGATCTTTATCAATTGGTCAAGTGCTGCGCTGAGAAAGAGGCAAAGCATGGAGCTTGACGAGGAAGATATAGTTCCTGTTACTATTGTGGAACCAATACAGCTTCCAAATTACTATACTGAATACATTGGTGAGTACGGAATATCTGAGGAGGAGAGATTATTGTCAGCTAGGATAATGGCAGATGCTAATGAAATTGCTGAACGGATGAAGAAGTTGTCTCTTTTGGTGGATGGTGCACCAGTAACTGCTAAGAAATCACCGTTCTTCGTCAAGACTGTCAAGGAGGCATGTAACTTGACCGGGATTACTATAGACCTAAACATACCGACGACTAAATCCCAAACGTCGActactgaaattgaaattgagGACGAGATCGAGTATCCCGAGGAATTCTTACGATATGTTGATAGTGTTTCTGGTGCAACTTCTtccgaagaaaaaaaaatggttcgCCCTAAAGCTATTGATATTCCTAGCTTTGACTTAACAATTTTGGATGATGAAGAATTGGACGTTAATCAAAACAAGGCAGCTAAGGATCAAGAG GTTATTCACTCTCCTGTTATGGGTCTAGTTTGTCCTGAACGACGTTCCAGCCCGGTTGGACGG GTTACTTCGAAGAAGTTGATGCTTGGTTCAACATACCCTCATCCATTAGTAGCGTTTGGTgcaaag GATGCAGCATCCGATTGTAATCGACTTCCGTTAAGGAGTATTGAGAATATG CAGACTGTAGGTTCCGGCATCCAAACACCACCACAGATAAAGAAGGGTTTAAATTTGAGAACATCCAATTTCCAATCACAAAATGTGCAGCGAGGAATATGCACGAGATTACAACTGGGGAGTCGGGAAAAACAGATTGGGATGTATGCACTCTACAAAGATGCAGGAGAAGA GACTAAAGTCTTATTTAGTTACAAAGACATTGTGCTGAGGAGGTATGATCTGACGACTTTGAAGAGAGGACACTGTGTGAAACCCTCTGTCATTAATGCATGGAGCATAATATTAAATGGTGATGAGCGTTGTCGTCCTGAATATCCAACCCGTTTTTTTGCCTCGACGGAAATACAT GTTGATTGCATAGCTCCGATTGGCCAATCATATCAACAAAAGCAAAAGTCATTCTTTAATCAGATGATGTTGGAGATCCAAGAATACCAGATAAATCCAGTCAGCCTTATTGATATG ttttttttcCCGATCTATGAAGATCCTCTGCTATATGCAATATGTGTCGATACTATTAGGCAACGACTGTTTGTTTTGGACAGCACTATTGATTGTCATGGGTCTGATTATTGTGACAAGTACAACCAACTATGCAATAGTTTG AGATTGTCAGGATGA